The following proteins come from a genomic window of Phacochoerus africanus isolate WHEZ1 chromosome 9, ROS_Pafr_v1, whole genome shotgun sequence:
- the CTXND1 gene encoding cortexin domain-containing 1 protein, producing MEDPTPEPVYVDVDKGLTLACFVFLCLFLVVMIIRCAKVIMDPYSAIPTSTWEEQHLDD from the coding sequence ATGGAGGACCCCACACCTGAGCCCGTCTATGTCGACGTGGACAAAGGACTGACCTTGGCCTGCTTcgtcttcctctgcctcttccttgTCGTGATGATTATTCGCTGTGCCAAGGTCATCATGGACCCTTACAGCGCCATCCCCACATCCACCTGGGAGGAGCAGCACCTGGACGACTGA